Part of the Candidatus Delongbacteria bacterium genome, CGAAATCCGCACCCGCCTGCTGGCCGGTCTGGGCCCCGATGAGCTGAATCGCCAGTTCCGTCAGGATCTTGGCGAAGCGGTGGTGTCCTATGCCCGGGGCGACTTCGAGCTGGCGGCCCGCCTGCTGCACACCATCCGGATGGCCTACCCCTACACCAACGTGGATGACCTGCTGTTCTTCGAGGGCGAGGCCTGTTTCGCCGAGAACCTCTTCGACAAGGCCGGCGATCTTTACAGGCAGCTGCTGCGCCAGTACCCCGGATCCGAATTCCGGCTGGATGCCCTGCGGCACCTGTTGTACATCGAAACCTATTTCGGGCATTTCCAGCGCGCCCAGACCGAGTACACGGAGTTCCGGGACACAGCCGCCGACGGCGATCCCGAAATCTCCTACATCATGGGCATCGTGGCCTTCCAGTTGAACAATGTGCCCCGCGCCCAGGAAGTGCTCGGTCGCATTCCCCGCGACTCCTCGTACTACTACCGGGCGCAGCACCTGCAGGGTGTCTGCTGGATCCTCGAGAGCGAGTACGACAAGGCCATCGCGATCTTCGAAAGCCTGCTGGAATTGCCACTGAGCACGGTCGGGCTGGGAGATGTGGCTTACATGCACGAAGACGCCCGGATCAAGCTGGGGCATCTGTACTTCGAAAAGGGCGACTTCGAGGGCGCCGCAAGCATGTTCTCCAGCATCGATCTGGGCAGCGAGTGGTACGACGATGCACTGATCGGCCAGGCCTGGTCGGATCTCAATCTGGCCGACTACGAGAACGCGGCCCAGCGTGCCCGTTCCTTGGCCGAACACCTTCCAGAGAGCGAGTACCTCTACGAAGCCCGCACCCTGGCCGGCTATGCCAACGAGAAACTTGAGAATTCCGAGGAGTCGGCCGCGGATTACAGCGTGGTGCTGGATCACGCCGAGCGCAGCGAAGAATTGCGCACGCTGATGGCCGAACAGGGCGAGATCCAGACCCAGATCCGCCGGATGGCCCAGCTGGAGGAAGATGTGTTCGTGACGGGCAACTCCGCCAACTGGCAGGAGTATCTCGATCTGCGGGCATCCCTGCGCCAGACCTTCCGCCGGATCAAGTACACGGAACTGGCTGCCGCCAACAAGGAGATGAAGGACTATCTGGACGAGCGCAAGCTGATCCTTGACATTCGTGACCAGCTGGGCACCTTCGATGGTCCCATGGACAGCTGGGATGGCAGCACCACCAACAGTTACATGGAACTGCGTGAACGTGTCCAGCAGCTGATGGGGCAGATTCGCGTCGCCGGTCTGGTCCAGATCCGTCGCAATCCGGTGGTTCTCAAGGAGAACGAAAGCCAGATGGCCAAGGCCATGGTCGACAGCCTGATGTTCAGCAGCAAGGTGGAACTGGAGCAACTGGACCAGCGCCAGAATGAATTGCGCGAGAGTCGCACAATGACGGGGACGGCCAGCGTGACACAACTGGAACGGGCCGTACTCACCGAGCGCTTCGCCAATCTGGGCGAACGCCTCGATCGCTGGCGTGTGTCCACCGAGTCACGACGTGACGCTCCGTTCTCCAGCGATCTGCCCCACTGGTCCAATCTGGCCTTCTCGCGCCTGGTGCTGGGGGACATCCGCTTCGACGAACTGGAAAAGCTGGATGAACGCATCCGGGAACTCGAAGGGTACCTCGAACGCATCGATTCCCTGCTCAAGGGAGATTCTGCTCCCGCACCGGGTGGTACCGGTACGTCGGTGTCCGCTGACCAGGAACAGGGACTGTTGCCCGCAGGCGCCAATGGGGAGGCGCGCGAATGAGGCACTCGCTCTGGTTGCTCTATCTGCTGCTGTTGACCGGATCCCTGCACGCCCGTGAAATCGCCGAAATCGACGAACCGGTTCTGGCACGCTGGCAGGAAATCTCACAACTGCAGGTCAGCGAGAAGACACAGTCGTACATCGCCGAAGGCACCAGGATCCTGGAGCGCTATCGCGAACTCCAGGAGCTGGAGAAGTCCGCGTCCGACAATACCGATCACACCAGCATCGGAATCGAGGTCGCCAAGCTGAAACTGAAGCTGGTGAGCCTGCTCAAGACCATTGAGGAGGCCGCGCTCTTCGAAATGGATGCACGCCAGCTGGACGATCTGCGTGTGCGCTACGAGGCCGAGCTGGAAGAGCTGCGGAAGCTGCGCGAAGATCTGCGGGCCGATATTCTCAGCAAGGGCGAGAACTTTCTGGCCGACTATCGCCGCAAGCTGAGCCTGCAGAAATTCCGCCAGCGTGATGTGGTGGCCAAGCTCTGCCTGCAGCTTGCCGAGCTGTATTACGAGAAGACCCAGGACGACTACTTCGCCCGCCTGGATGCACAGCTGGACCGCGTGGACAAGGGGCTTCCGCCCGGTGCCGAACCGATCCGGAACTTCTACGATGCGGTGAACAAGTACCAGCGCATCGTGGACGAATTCCCGTATTCCGAGTACATGGATGATGCCCTCTACAATCTGGCCTACATCCGCGAGAACTCACTGGATGAGGCGGAACAGGAAGCCAGTCGTCGGCTCTACGAGCAGCTGGTGCGTGACTTTCCCCAGAGCCGCTACGCTCCCGAATCATGGATGCGGCTCGGCGAGTTCTGGTTCCGCAACACCGAGACCGATTTCGATACGGCCATCGGTCGGGCCATCGAGAGCTACGGACACGTGCTCGAGTATCCTGATTTCGATGCCCGTGAGAAGGCCCTCTACAAGCTGGGCTGGTGCCACTATCGCAAGGGCGACAACGAGCGCAGCGTGGAGTACTTCTCCGAGGCCGTGCTGCACGCCATGGGACTGGGCGAGGAGCGCCAGGACCTGAAGGACGAATCGGTCACCTACATCGCCGTGAACTACGCCGATCCCGATTGGGATCAGGCCGACATTGGTCACCTCACACCCTTCGTGCGCGACAACCCCGCCGTGCGCGCCGGATATGGCTTCCAGTTGCTGGAAACCTATGGTGACATCTACCAGACCCAGATCCAGGATTGGGGCAAGGCGGTGGCGGCCTACGACAGCCTGCTGACCCTGTACCCGGACGAGGCGCGCGCGCCCTTCATCCAGGAGAAGATCATCGCCTGTTATGGGCCGGGCGCACTCAACGACCCTTCGATGGCATACATCGAAAAGAACCAGCTCTTCGACCAGTACAACCCCGAGACGGCCTGGGCCGCCAATCAGGATTCCGCCGACGTGGCCGAGCTGCCCGCCCTGCTGAACCAGAACCTGCGGGAAAACGTGGTCATTGCCTTGCACAAGGCCTACGACACCCACCAGCGCGAGAACTTCGACGCCTACGTGGATCTCAGCCGCAAGTACCTGCGCACCTTCCCGGAAGACACCTCGGCGTTCAACATCCACTGGAACCTGGCCAAGGTGCTCGAGAGCGAACTGAAGCAACCGGAACTGGCTTACGACGAATACATGGCCATCGCGGCGGCCTATCCTGAGCGCAATGTGCGCGACGCGGCCTACAACGCGATCATCATGTCGGAAACCCTGGTGGGCAATGAAGGGACGCTTGAAGCCGTGCTGTTGCCCGGCCAGTCCCCCGATCAGGAATACCAGGCCAGCGAGCTGACCCCGATGGAGCAGAAGAAGCTGACGGCACTGCTCAGTTTCGTCGAAGGTTTCCCTGAAGACCCCGAAGCTGCTGGCTATCTGATGGTTGCAGCCAAGCTGTACTACAACCACAGCGATTTCTCGGCGGCCGGTACCCTGTTCGATCGTCTGATTGCCGAGTATCCCGACGCCAGCACTCACGAAGAAGCCTACGCGCTCAAGCTTGAAGGCCAGTTCGCCCAGCGCGACTTCGCCGCGGCCGAAGCCACCGCCAAGACCATCCAGCAACTGGGGCTTTCCGGCGCCACCCTGGACAAGGCGCGCGAGCGGCAGGCCCAGAGCGTGTATGCCTCGGCCCAGGACCTGCAGAAGGGGGACGATCACCTGGCCGCTGCCCGCGAGTTCAAGCGTGTCGCGCTGGAGATTCCCGATGCCGAGTTCGCTGACGCGTCGCTCTTCGATGCGGCCGACGAGTTCAAGAAGGCCGGCGTCTTTGATGAATCCGCCGAGACCTATCTCTACCTGGCCGACACCTATCCCCAGTCCAGTTTTGCCGACAGGGCCGTGTCCCTGGCCGCGTTCATCCAGATGCAGGAGCTGGAACAACCCGGGAAGGCCGCTCAGACCTTCGAACGCCTGGCCATGGACTATCCGCAGAGCGAGCACGCGCGCACGGCGATTCTCAACTCGGCCTACACCTACGAGCAGGAGAAGGACTGGACCAGCACGATCCGCATGAACCAGCTCTACGTGGATCGTTATCCCACGGCCGAGGACGCCAACGCGATCCTCTTCGCCAATGCGGGACTGTATCTCAAGCTGAACGACATCACGAACGCCAACCGGATCTACGCGGACTTCGCGGCCCGCTTCCCGGGCGATCCCCGCACCGTACAGGCCTTCACCGAGCGTGGCAACTGGTTCATGGAAAACGACCAGCGGGAGCAGGCACGTGCCGAGTACGAGTCCGCCGTCCGCCGCAACCGCGATCTGGTGGCCGCCGGTGGCCCGGGCAACCCCTTCTATGCCTCCAAGGCTCTGCGCCAGACCGTGGAATGGGCCGTCGAGAGTTACAACGCCCTCGCCCTGCACCAGCCCGAACCGGTGTTCAATCAGGATGTGGCGGAGAAGAAGCGCCGGCGTGATGCGATTCTCGATGACCTTGCTGAACTGCTGGCTTTCGGCACGGGTGACGTGTTCCGTGCCCGGTACCTCATGGCGGATGCCCACGCGGAGTTCGCACGGGCCTGGCGCGATCAGGAGCGTCCCGCGTGGAAAACGGACGAAGAGCGCGTGCAGGGCGAAATCGGCATTCAGAACACGGCACACGATCTGGCCCAGGTGGCCCTGACGTCCTTCATCGCCACCACCAAGGAGCTGGAAGGCGCCATCGAGTCCCTCAAGAAGCAGCAGTTGGCGCACGAGGCACGTGTCCAATCCCTGCAGGACTGGCTGACGGCCAGCATGGGCGACAGCACGGCCGCCCGCAAGGACAGCCTGAACCTTCAGCCCCGCTTGACCAAGGCCGGAGATGAGTTGACGCGCTCTCTCGAAGAAAGTCAGCTCTGGACGACCCGCAGCCGCGAACAGGTGCCCGAGATCGTGCTGGCGGACATGAGCCTCTACGAATCACGAGTGGATCTGGCTCTGGCCCTGCCGTCCCGCCAGACGGATCTCTTTCTGCGTGCGGCGGACATCGACCGCAACATTCTCGGCGGGGCAGCCCTCGTCACGACCCAGTCGGCCATCGAAGGCTGGAACCAGGGACTTGAGACCATCGCCCAGGTCGGACTGGCCCGGATCTGGCGCCCCAGGGTCCAGGAACGTGTCGCGGTATTGGCGCAGAAACTGCCGCGAGCCTACCACCAGTTCGCGCTCGCCAATGAGCGTGACCTGCTGGCCCAGCTCGAAGCCTACGAGACCGTGATCGGCAAGGGCGAAGACTACAAGGATCGCCAGGGCCGCGACGAAGTGGATTACGGCAATGACCTGCTGGACATGGCCGAATTCAATCAGGGGTATGCCCGCAACTCGCTGACGATCCACGGCAGCGTGATCGAACTGCTGGATGCCAACTCCCTGTCGCACGATCTGAGCCAGTCACTGTGCGACAGCATGCTTGCGCGCGCCTTCCGCCTGGAGCAGGGTGCCCGCGCATTGCTGGACACGCTGAGCATTCACAAGGAGACCTTCTGGCAGCAGTTCACGGAAACCGCCAGCTTCGTCTACGAAGATGCCCACAACACGTGCGAGGATGCGATCTACTCCCTCGAGAAGAGTGGTCAGGACCTGTTGCTGGCCTGTGAGCCGGTGGTGACCGCCTGGAATCCTGACGGTCTGGAAAGCCGCAAGCTGCTTTACAGTCTGGCCAAGATCGACCCGCAGCAATTCGGCGATCGTTTCGGGCTCGGCGAACGCAATGTGACCCTTGGAAGTGGGCCGGACTGGCTGGTGACACCCGTATACCGCGAAGGCTTCGATGCCGGGGAAACGGACCTGACCGGCTGGGATTCGGCCGTGACCAGAAGTCTGCCCGCATTGACGGCCCTGGTGCCCGAGGCGCGCCCGATCTGGAAACCCATGACACGCGCGATCGACACTCTAACGGTGGCTCTGTCCGCACTTGAGCCCGGTGCCAACGTGCTGGATACCCTTGGAGTCCAGCCGGACGGGGAGACCCTGCTTCGGGTCCTGCAGGAATCCCGCGGACAGGCCGGGGTTGCCGACACGGCCTACTTCCGCAGTTCATTCGAGCTGACCGGGACGCCGACCTCGGCGAGCATCGCGATTGCCGCGGATGACAACTTTTATCTTTTCTTCAATGGTGAGTACATTGACGAGGTCCACACGCAGCCTGGATCCATCACCGACCGCAAGGAATACGACCTTGGCGAATTCGTTCGCGAGGGAAGGAACACGATTGCGGTGGAAGTCGAAGATGCTGACGGCAGCAGCGGTGGTCTGAGTGTCTGGATTGACGTGCGCGAAATGCAGCGCCTGACCGATGATCTGTTCGAGGAACAGATCCGCCGTGAGACGGCAGAACGGGAAACCCTGAGAAAGAGTCAACAGAAGAACCGGATCTATGACAAGAACCGTGTGGATTAGCCCCTTGCTGGCCCTGGTTCTGGCGCTTTCCGCCCGGGCACAGGACGATTACCTGATTCTGGACGAGGTTGCCATCGAGGGAGAGGTTCGTGAACCTTCGGTGGAGATCATCGCGTCGCGCATGAAACCGGTGCTTTCGACCTTTCGCCTGGAGAAGTCTTTTCTGGCCAAGCTCAAGACTCCGGATTCCCACATTGTCAGCCTGAATCCTGGCATCCGGCTGGAGCAGCGGATCACGGATCCCGATCCTCTGCTGCGCCGCGAACGGGAGCTTGGTCGGTCGACCGCGCCTGCAACGTCTTCGACCCCGAAGAGTTCCAGTCCCAACGAGGAGAAGTAAGTGAGCAGCACCCCCGAAAGACCTGCGGTTCCATCCTCCTCCCTCGGCACCCGCATGGTGGAACTGTGCAAGGACAAAGCCGAATTCCGGAAGGCGCTGGATGGCCTGAAGCCCATGGAAGTGCTGGAAGTGCAGACCTTCTTCTGGGACTTCTGTCTGCGCCTTGCGGAGCAGAAGGGTGCCACCCTGCCGCGTGCCCGCATCACGCGAGACATGATGCCCACAGGCAGCTATCAGCATTCCGTCGGCTGCAACGAGCGCATGGATTATTGCCGCGCCAACATCTGTGTTTTCACCAACCCCAACTGCGCGAGCACGAAGCTGCGCGGAATCATCGAGAACCTCCGGCAGGTGATTGTGGAACTGCTGGAAGAATCACCGGACAGGCCAAAGGACTGAACCCAGTGTTCAGCACACAAGAATTCAAATCGCCATCGTGACACGGAGGACGACCCATGACCGTACTAGTGAAGCTCCTGAGCCAGTTCAGCCCGTCGAATGACGGCGCGTTCTTCTTCTGGATTCTGGCCATCTTCGGATTGTTGGCCTTCAGCCTCGCCATCGAGCGCCTGTTGACCGTGAACATCAAGTCCAACATCGACGCGGAGAAGTTCTCGAGCGATGTGCGCGCCATGATCCAGAAGGGCGATCTGAAGAATGCCCACGAGCTGGCGAAGGCGAATTCCGAAAAGGCGCTGGCCTATGTCTACTCCCGGGCCCTCCAGGTTGCCGTGGGCATGGAGTACATCGACTATCGCAACATCCAGAATGCGGTTGACGAAGCCACCCTGGAGATCATGCCCCGTCTCACCAAGCGTACCAGCTGGCTGCAGACCTTCGCCAACGTGGCGACCCTGATCGGTCTGATGGGAACGATCTACGGTCTGATCCTGTCCTTCGAGGCGCTGGCCTCCGCCGGTGCCGGCAGCAGCAACGCTCTGGCCGCCGGTATCTCCACCGCCATGCTGACCACGCTGGCCGGTCTGATGGTCGCCATTCCCTGCATGCTGTGCTTCAGCCTGATCAACAACAAGACCAACCAGATCATGGCCGAGATCGACGAGTACTCGGTCAAGCTGATCAACCTGATCACCGGGAGCAAATAAGTGGCCTTCAAACCCAGCGCCAAGCGGAAGTATGCCCCCACCTCGGAAGAACTGGATCTGACTCCGGTGATGAATCTGGTGGTGGTGCTGATTCCCCTGCTGCTGGCCTCGGCCGAATTCGTGAAGCTGGGGCTGCTGGAGTCGCGCCTTCCTTCCGCGGGCGCAGCAGGTCCGGGTGGCCTGCCGCAGCAGGAGGCTCCCAAGGAGAAGATGAACCTGATGGTCAACGTTGACAGTGTCGGGTTCTCGATTTCCGTGTTCAATCAGACCGAAGCCAGTGATCCAAGTGGCAGGTACTTCCAGAAGGTTCTGCGACTGTCCGATGGCGAACTCGATTTCGACGGACTGGGCGAAGTCCTGCATGAGATTCATTCGACCGTGGTGGCACCTGCCCTGCTGGGCGAAGTGCAGAACAAGGA contains:
- a CDS encoding tetratricopeptide repeat protein, encoding MKQRGTLVCSLAVWCLYLLAGLSPVQLAASSEEPAAPDFISARRDFLARRLHDFNSEQILLEKQLVWELHSIYHALTLPGARSVYPASQITHILSKELQSPLVLPDSTQSPVARLDTWVTIQQTDLVQRLMLADEIRTRLLAGLGPDELNRQFRQDLGEAVVSYARGDFELAARLLHTIRMAYPYTNVDDLLFFEGEACFAENLFDKAGDLYRQLLRQYPGSEFRLDALRHLLYIETYFGHFQRAQTEYTEFRDTAADGDPEISYIMGIVAFQLNNVPRAQEVLGRIPRDSSYYYRAQHLQGVCWILESEYDKAIAIFESLLELPLSTVGLGDVAYMHEDARIKLGHLYFEKGDFEGAASMFSSIDLGSEWYDDALIGQAWSDLNLADYENAAQRARSLAEHLPESEYLYEARTLAGYANEKLENSEESAADYSVVLDHAERSEELRTLMAEQGEIQTQIRRMAQLEEDVFVTGNSANWQEYLDLRASLRQTFRRIKYTELAAANKEMKDYLDERKLILDIRDQLGTFDGPMDSWDGSTTNSYMELRERVQQLMGQIRVAGLVQIRRNPVVLKENESQMAKAMVDSLMFSSKVELEQLDQRQNELRESRTMTGTASVTQLERAVLTERFANLGERLDRWRVSTESRRDAPFSSDLPHWSNLAFSRLVLGDIRFDELEKLDERIRELEGYLERIDSLLKGDSAPAPGGTGTSVSADQEQGLLPAGANGEARE
- a CDS encoding MotA/TolQ/ExbB proton channel family protein; its protein translation is MTVLVKLLSQFSPSNDGAFFFWILAIFGLLAFSLAIERLLTVNIKSNIDAEKFSSDVRAMIQKGDLKNAHELAKANSEKALAYVYSRALQVAVGMEYIDYRNIQNAVDEATLEIMPRLTKRTSWLQTFANVATLIGLMGTIYGLILSFEALASAGAGSSNALAAGISTAMLTTLAGLMVAIPCMLCFSLINNKTNQIMAEIDEYSVKLINLITGSK
- a CDS encoding biopolymer transporter ExbD → MAFKPSAKRKYAPTSEELDLTPVMNLVVVLIPLLLASAEFVKLGLLESRLPSAGAAGPGGLPQQEAPKEKMNLMVNVDSVGFSISVFNQTEASDPSGRYFQKVLRLSDGELDFDGLGEVLHEIHSTVVAPALLGEVQNKDDAGRPVFNLDGTPQMVNDYKYEDAENVVITAPNALEFQDLVSIMDVARMWKNEDGTEQVVMFPTPLLGKIQ
- a CDS encoding tetratricopeptide repeat protein; the encoded protein is MRHSLWLLYLLLLTGSLHAREIAEIDEPVLARWQEISQLQVSEKTQSYIAEGTRILERYRELQELEKSASDNTDHTSIGIEVAKLKLKLVSLLKTIEEAALFEMDARQLDDLRVRYEAELEELRKLREDLRADILSKGENFLADYRRKLSLQKFRQRDVVAKLCLQLAELYYEKTQDDYFARLDAQLDRVDKGLPPGAEPIRNFYDAVNKYQRIVDEFPYSEYMDDALYNLAYIRENSLDEAEQEASRRLYEQLVRDFPQSRYAPESWMRLGEFWFRNTETDFDTAIGRAIESYGHVLEYPDFDAREKALYKLGWCHYRKGDNERSVEYFSEAVLHAMGLGEERQDLKDESVTYIAVNYADPDWDQADIGHLTPFVRDNPAVRAGYGFQLLETYGDIYQTQIQDWGKAVAAYDSLLTLYPDEARAPFIQEKIIACYGPGALNDPSMAYIEKNQLFDQYNPETAWAANQDSADVAELPALLNQNLRENVVIALHKAYDTHQRENFDAYVDLSRKYLRTFPEDTSAFNIHWNLAKVLESELKQPELAYDEYMAIAAAYPERNVRDAAYNAIIMSETLVGNEGTLEAVLLPGQSPDQEYQASELTPMEQKKLTALLSFVEGFPEDPEAAGYLMVAAKLYYNHSDFSAAGTLFDRLIAEYPDASTHEEAYALKLEGQFAQRDFAAAEATAKTIQQLGLSGATLDKARERQAQSVYASAQDLQKGDDHLAAAREFKRVALEIPDAEFADASLFDAADEFKKAGVFDESAETYLYLADTYPQSSFADRAVSLAAFIQMQELEQPGKAAQTFERLAMDYPQSEHARTAILNSAYTYEQEKDWTSTIRMNQLYVDRYPTAEDANAILFANAGLYLKLNDITNANRIYADFAARFPGDPRTVQAFTERGNWFMENDQREQARAEYESAVRRNRDLVAAGGPGNPFYASKALRQTVEWAVESYNALALHQPEPVFNQDVAEKKRRRDAILDDLAELLAFGTGDVFRARYLMADAHAEFARAWRDQERPAWKTDEERVQGEIGIQNTAHDLAQVALTSFIATTKELEGAIESLKKQQLAHEARVQSLQDWLTASMGDSTAARKDSLNLQPRLTKAGDELTRSLEESQLWTTRSREQVPEIVLADMSLYESRVDLALALPSRQTDLFLRAADIDRNILGGAALVTTQSAIEGWNQGLETIAQVGLARIWRPRVQERVAVLAQKLPRAYHQFALANERDLLAQLEAYETVIGKGEDYKDRQGRDEVDYGNDLLDMAEFNQGYARNSLTIHGSVIELLDANSLSHDLSQSLCDSMLARAFRLEQGARALLDTLSIHKETFWQQFTETASFVYEDAHNTCEDAIYSLEKSGQDLLLACEPVVTAWNPDGLESRKLLYSLAKIDPQQFGDRFGLGERNVTLGSGPDWLVTPVYREGFDAGETDLTGWDSAVTRSLPALTALVPEARPIWKPMTRAIDTLTVALSALEPGANVLDTLGVQPDGETLLRVLQESRGQAGVADTAYFRSSFELTGTPTSASIAIAADDNFYLFFNGEYIDEVHTQPGSITDRKEYDLGEFVREGRNTIAVEVEDADGSSGGLSVWIDVREMQRLTDDLFEEQIRRETAERETLRKSQQKNRIYDKNRVD